The Pseudomonas sp. B21-023 genomic interval ATCAGGTGCTCGCAGCGCTCCACCAGCCCTTGCTCACCGATTGCCGCCTGGAACACCTGCAGCTCGCTGCGGCAGAACCCTTGGCAACGGGTGGCGGCAATGCAGATCGGGCAGTGGTTCTCGACGATCAGCCAGTTGTCGCCGTCGGCCTGGATCTCGGCCATGTAGCCTGCGCGTTCACGCAATTGCACAAGGATGCGCACCTTGTCTTCCAGGCTTTCGGCTCCTGCGCAAGCTTGCTGATACTCGCGGCTGTTGCTGTCTTCCATGCGGCTGATCAGGCGGTCGACGCCATCGCTGCCGAACACCTGCTCGACACTCTCGATCAGTTGCAGGGTTAGCACGCTGTGGGAATCGGGGAAGCGGCGCTGGGCGGTGGCGGTCAACGCCCATTTCTGCGAGGGCCGCCCGGCGCCCTGGGCCGGCACGCTGATGCCGCTGATCAGCTCGGCCGCCTGCAGTTTCTGCACCTGCTGGCGGGCGGCTTCGAAGGTGATGGCGAGCAATTGGGCAAGATCGGCGGTCTTGAGCGGCCCGCGGGTCTTGAGCAGGAACAGGATGCGGTCGGCGGTGCAGTTCGAATCTACGGTGGTCGAGGTCATGGAGCGCTGGAAACCGGGCGTGAATGAGCGGATCGGGCACTCTCCTGGGCCATCCTTTGCGCAGGCAAGTGGGCGAAGGATAGCCCGGATTCGCGGTGATTTGTGCAAGGGGGAACGATTATCGATGAGAAAATTCATATGCGATAAAAATATAAAAGGTATTAGTTGTATTTATTAGATCCGCGTCTAGGCTGATCTGCGGAGCCTGTGCTTGCCGGTCCCAGGGAGGGGTGCGTGCAAGTGCGTCAACACCTTGCTGGCAAATGCCGGGCATGGGCCCATCAAACAACAACTCGACAGGGATGTGAGTGCATGAATGCCCAGAAACCCGTGACCATCTATGAACACGCCGATGAAGTGAGCAGCCTGCAGGGCGTGGTCGACCTGGTGAAGCTCTCCGACCAGTACCGCCAGTCCGCCATCCTGCATTCGGCGCTGGCCCAGCGCGTGTTCGACCACACCCGCCAGCCAGTCGGTGCCGAGGCATTGAGCGATGCGCTGGGTTGGGTGCCGAACAAGGGCCGTATCTTCCTCAACGCGCTGGTGGCCATGGGCCTGCTCAAGCGCACCGCACAAGGCTTCGAGAACCTGCCGCTGAGCCAGCGTTTCCTGGTTAGCGACAGCGCCGAGTTCATCGGCCCGATCATCGACCATCAGCGCCTGCAGTGGCACAACTGGCCACGCCTGGACGAAGTCCTGCGCAGCCGCGATTCGCTGGACTTCCAGCAGGAAAATCGCTTCAAGCACGACCTGGCGGCCCGCGATGCCTTCAACGACGCCATGGTCCGTTTCAGCCAGCCGATGGTGGACGTGCTGCGTGACCTGCCGCTGTTCGACAAGGCCCGTCGGGTGATCGACCTCGCCGGCGGCCACGGCACCTACCTGGCCGAGATCGCCAGCCGCCATCCGCAGGTCAAAGGGGAGGTCTGGGACCTGGAGCCCACCCGCGAGGCGGCCGCGGCCACCTTCGCCAAGTACCGACTCGACGAGCGCCTGGGTTTCCATGCCCGCAACCTGCTGGACCTGGCCCAGTACCAGGGCGAGCGCGCCGATGTGGTGATGCTCAACGACTGTCTGCACTACTTCACCCGCGAGCAGGTGCGCACCCTGATCGCTGGCGCCGCTGGCATGGTCGAGGGCGACGGCGCGCTGCTGGTGCTGAGCATGGCCCTGGAAGACGATGAGATTCATCCGGCCCTGTCGGCCGACTTCTCCCTGCACATGATGCTCAACACGGTCAACGGTGAACTGCACCCCAGCCGTTACCTGATCGACAGCATGGCAGCGGCGGGGCTCACGGTGGAGCAGGAACCGATCGGCCGCTACACCCTGCTGATCGGGCGGAGGGCTGCCTGATGTTGCGTCTATTGGCATTGCACGCCGCGCCGCTCGGTGACGCCGCTGCCCAGGCCCTGGACAGCCTGGGCAGCGCCGCGGCCGCAGCGGGTTTCAGCCTGCAGGTCAGCCAGAAGCCGGTCGGCCAGGGTCCGGTGGACGCGGTCTGCCTGTTGCTCGACAGCGCCACGCCCGCCACGGCGCTGAACACCCTGCTCAGTGAGGCCGCCGGGCTGTGCCGGAATACCGCGCTGGTGCTGGTGCGGGTGCAAGGCACGCTGGCGCAGCTGCCGTCCGCCACGGGGGTGATCGCCCAGTGGCAGCAGGCCAGCCAGGGCTTCCTCTACCCGTACCCGCTGGATATCGCCAGCGGGCAGGTACCCGGGGTGGCGATCAAGGACTGGCTGGCGGGCTTCGCCAAGTTCGCCGCGGCAACCAAACTGTGGCGTTCCCTCGACGGCCTGGAGCTGGACGAGGCGGCGCGGGCCAGGCAGCGTCCGGAAATGAACCACGTGAACATCCTGACCCGCGACCTGGAGGCGTCCAAGGCCTTCTACAGCGACATACTCGGCGCCAACTACTGCTACAACCTCGGCCCGCGCAAGGCAGTCATGGAGCTTAACGGCTTCGACTTCTTCATCGAACAGAGCGAGTCGTTCAGCTACCCGGCCGGCTACCACATCGGCATACGGGCACTACCCGAGGATGTAAGGCGCATTGCCGACCAGGTCACCGCCGCCGGCACCATCAAGCTGGTCAAGGGCAACGGCCCGGCACCGGGTTATCACCATGGGCCGGACAACGTGCGCAGCGCCGTCTACTTCGAAGACCCCGATGGGCTGGTGATCGAGGTGTACAGCGCCGAAGTGGAGATGATCGAAAGCAACCCGCGGTTGCTCCTCGACCGTCTCTGACCCCACGTCGTCACACGCCTGCCGTGCCTTTGCGCGCGCAGGTGTGTGCCCAGGCAGGTATTCGCATGAACAGCTACAAACAGTGGCATTGGCCACGGCTGCCCAGCCCGTTGCCCAAGGATGTCAGTGACCGGGCGTTGATGGGCTATTCCGAGCAGTACCAGGAGCATCCCCTGCAGGCCAAGGTCGGCGAAGCGTTCGCCGATCTGCTCCAGGCTCCGCTGGATGTCCTGCTCGCCATCCTGGAACAGCCGCGCCAGCCTTTGGCGCGTCGCATCGGCGCCGGCGAGGTGCTGGCGCTGCGCGGTGATCCACGCATCGACACCTTCGCCCCGGACATGATCGACATTCCCGCGGCGCGGGTGCACATCGGCCTGGACCCAGGCGCGGTGGCGCAGGTGATGGACCAGTTCGACGGGCTGGGCCTGGACCGCAGCTGGATCGAAAAGGAGACCCCGCGCCATGCGGTCGAGCTGGCGGCGTTCCGCATCGCCCGCTTCCCGGTGACGCACCAGGAGTATCGCCAGTTCCTGCTCGACAGCGGTCATGCCGGCATCCCCGACGGCTGGGCCTTCGGCCGTTACCCACGACACCATGCCAACCACCCGGTGTACAGCGTCTCGGCCAGCGATGCCGATGCCTATGCCCGCTGGCTCAGCGAGCGTACCGGCCGGCGCTTCGCCCTGCCCACGGAGGCGCAGTGGGAGTATGCCGCCGCCGGTGCCGAAGGGCGCCAGTTCCCCTGGGGCGACGCCTACCAGGTCGAGCACGCCAACACTGCCGAGCTGGGCTACCTGGACAGCACGCCGGTCGGTGTGTTCATCGATGCGGCCTCGCCGTTCGGCGTGCTGGACATGGCCGGCAACGTGGAGGAGTACGTTGCCGAGGACTACCAGCCTTACCCCGGTGGCCCCCGCATCGAGGACGACCTGGTGCTCGATGTTGGCACCCACCGCGTGGCCCGTGGTGGCAGCTTCACCCGTTTCCGCGACCTGGCGCGTACCGCGCGCCGCCACGGGCGTTACCCGCGACCGATCTACGTTATGGGTTTGCGCCTGGTTGAAAACCACAACTGAGTTTTTCCGTCTTCCGTGCAAGAGGTCTGATTACATGAACAAGGATGTTTCGCTTCACACCATCGTGCCGATTTCCATCCTCGGCGGCGATGTCGATGCTCATTTCTTCGGCTTCCACGGCTTCGAGCGTGACCAGGAGCATTTCGCCGTGGGTATCGGGCGCGATCAGTGCGACGTGCCGCTGGTGCGGGTGCATTCCGAATGCATCACCGGCGATGTGTTCGGCTCGCAGCGCTGCGATTGCGGCCCGCAGCTGCAGGAGGCCCTGCGCACTCTCAAGGAGGTCGGCGGCTACCTGATCTACCTGCGCCAGGAAGGGCGCGGTATCGGCCTGTACTCGAAGTTCGAGGCCTATCTGCTGCAGGACTCGGGCCTGGACACCTACGAAGCCAACCTGCGCCTCAACCACCTGGCCGACTCACGCTCCTTCGACCCTGCCGTGCAGATCCTGCGCGCCCTGGGCGTGGACCAGTGCCGGCTGCTGACCAACAACCCGGAGAAGGTCGCCCAGTTACGCGCCGGCGGCATCGATGTGATCGAGCAGGTACCCACCGGGGTGTTCCTGACCAACCACAACCGCAACTACCTGCAGGCGAAGGCCGTCAAGTCCGCCCATTCGATCAAGCTCTGACCCCCAGCGAAAAAGGATCTTTCGATGAAACACATTGGCCCTATCAGCGGTATCGCCGCCCATGCCGCGCACTTCGTCGCCACCGCAGGCTACGACAATCAGGTGATCCTGTGGAACGCCGCCACCGGCGAGCCGATCCACCGTGTGCACCATGACCACCTGGCCAACCAGTGCGCCTTCAGCAGCGACGGCAAGCACCTGGTCAGCGCCAGCAGCGACTACACCGCGCGTATCTGGGAAGTGCCGAGCATGCGCCTGAAGGCCGTGTTGCAGGGGCACAACGACGACGTCGAGATGGCGGTGTTCTCGCCTGACAGCCAGCGTGTGGCGACCTGCTCGCGTGACCACGTGCTGCGCATCTTCGACCTCGATGGCGTGCAGCTGCAGGCATTCCATGGCCACCAGGCCGACGTGATCTCGGTGGTCTGGTCGCCGGATGGCCAGCGCCTGATCTCCAGCAGCGATGACGGCACCGTGCGCCAGTGGGACACCCACAGCGGCCAGCAATGCGACGAGGTGGACATCGGCGGCGTGGAAACCGATACCATCGCCATCACCCGCGAAGGCGTGGTGTTCGCCGGCGATGACGAGGGGCGCATCTCGATCATCGCCGACGGCCAGGTGCAGACCGTGCCGGCCCATGCCGCAGGGATCAAGCGCATTGTCTGGAACGACGACAAACGCCTGCTGGTGAGCCTGAGCTACGATCGCTCGGCGATACTCTGGACCTTCGACGCCGGGCGCAACCTGGTCAAGCGCCGCAGCACCGCGCTGCCGAGCATCGTCTGGCCACGCAGCTGCGCCTTCGTCGGCGACGAGCAACTGGTGTTCGCCACCTTCGGCTCGCGCTACGCCACCTGGAACTACGAGCAGGACCAGTGGCAGGTATCGGGCATCGAGCCGGCGGTGAGCATCAATGCCGTGGTGCGCAGCGAAGAGCGCCAGTACAGCATCGGCGACGCCGGTATCCTGCACCGTGACGACCAGCCGGTGACCTGTGTCGGCAGCCTGTGCAACTTCCTCCTGCCGTTCGGGCCGCTGCTGCTGACCGGTGGTCAGATGGGCCAGGTGTTCGATGGCCTGTCCGGGCGCATGCTCTACCAGCACCGTTCGCCGCTCAACTGTGGCGCCACCTTCGTCAAGCAGGGCGAGGACCTGGCGCTGATCGGCACCTACACCGGCGAAGGCCTGGTGTTCGGCCATGACGGCAAGGGCGGCCTGCGCCTGGTGGCGTCGATCCCCATGCACGACAACGCGATCAAGGGCGTGGCCGCCGACGAGCGTCACCTGTTCAGCGTCTGCGCCTCGGCCGACGCCGCGTTGCACAGCATCGCCGACTTCAGCTGCGTGCGGCACATCGAGGCGGCGCACACCCGCATTTCCAACGGCTGCTGCCCGATCACCGGCGGTTTCGCCAGCATCGGCCGCGACCTCAAGTTGCGCCTGTGGCTGGAGACCGGCGACGAGGTGTTCGATTCGCCGCACCAGCACTCGATCAAATGCATCGCTGCCTCCAGCGATGGCCGGGTGATCGCCACCGCCGCCTACAACGGTACCGTGGCGCTGTTCGACCTGGCCTCGCGGCGCTGGCTGCCGGTGCAGCGACCCACCGCCAGCGGCATTTCCTGCCTGACCCATGACGCGGCCAGCGATGCGTTCCTGGCCAGTTCCTATGACGGGCGCATCTACGGCATCGACGCCCGCCTGGCATCCTGAAGGAGCAGCACGATGAGCAAGCAAGCAAGCGACTTCATGCCCCAGGGCGACTACCGCAAGGCCCTCGACACCTCGTTCGTGCACCGCTACAGCCATGGCGAGGACGAGTGGTCGTGGGATGTCGGCATGATCCAGGCGGCCCAGGCCTTCCTTGAACGGCTCGACCCGCAGGGCGACCAGCATGTGCTGGATATCGGCGTGGGTCGCGGCCGCGACGCCTCCACCTTTATCCTCGCCGGGCACCGCGTCACCGGGCTGGATATCGTCGAGAACTCCAGCTGGCCGTTGCTGCGCAAGCGTTGGGGCGATCGCCTGGACCTGGTGAACAAGGCCATGCAGGACTGGCAACCGGCGCCGGGAACGGTGTTCGACGCGGCCCTGGACAACGGCTGCTTCCACCACCAGCACCCGGATGAATGGGGCCCTTACCTGGCCCATGTGCGCCGGCTGCTGCGCCCCGGCGCCTTGGTGGGGCTGAACGTGTTCGGGGTTGATGATGCCCACCCCGAGGCGGGGTGGCGGGAAATGGACAACCAGCGCCAGGGCTATTTCTTCACCGACGATGGCATCCGCCAGACACTGGAGGCCCACGGCTTCACCTGGCAGGGCCTGGAGGTGATCGAGCGTCAGCATGGCGAGGCCCGCTATCTGCTGGCGCTGGTCCGCACGTGAGTGCGCTCGACCGCCATTACCTGGACATGGCCCTGGCGCTTGCCAGCCAGGGCCTGTACAGCACCATGCCCAACCCGCGCGTCGGCTGCGTGATCGTCAACGATGGCCAGGTGGTGGGGCGCGGCTGGCACCAGCGCGCCGGCCACGCCCATGCCGAGGTACACGCCTTGCAGGAGGCAGGCCCGGCGGCGCGGGGGGCCACCGCCTATGTGACGCTCGAACCTTGTGGTCACCATGGGCGCACCCCGCCGTGTGCCGATGCCCTGGTGGCCGCCGGGGTGCGCCGGGTGGTCACGGCCAGTGCCGATGCGTCGCAGAGCATCGGTGCGGTTCGGCTGCGCGAAGCGGGCATCGCGGTCGAGGCCATGCCCTGTCCCACGGCGCGAGCACTCAATCGCGGGTTTTTCTCGCGCATCGAGCGCCAGCGCCCCTGGGTGCGGGTGTTGCGGCCGGCGGCGCTGGCCATCGGCGCGATGGGTGAGGGCGCGATGCTCAGCCATTGCGACGAGCAGGCGCCGCTGGAGCACTGGCGGGGCAGGGCGTCGGCGTTGTTGACCACCTGTGACTGGGTCAAGGCCTGCGACCCGTCGTTGCTGGCGCAGGTACCGGCACAGCGAGTCGAGCCGGTGACTCCGTTGCGGGTGGTGGTCGATCAGGGGCTCGATTGCCCTGCCTCGGCCAAGGTGCTGGATGGCCTTGCACCGACGCTGGTGCTGCATGCGGCGCAGGCGACACGTGACGGGCGCTATGCCCGAGCGCGCTGCCAGGTGATCGAGGATGTCGATGCGCGGCGGGTGTTGCAAGCGTTGTACGAGCTCGACTGCAATGAAGTCCAGGTCGAGGCGCAGCCGGCGTGGTGCGAGGCTCTGGCGCGCCAAGGGCTGGTGGATGAGTGGCTGGTACAGGTCTGAGCGGGGACGCCTTGTGCGTCCCATCGCTGGCAAGCCCGTTCCCACAGGATGGCGCATGGCTTGAGGTTGACGCGATCGGTGTGGGCTTGCCGGCGATGCGTCGCGTTAGCGGCGCCAGTGATCTCAGCGGCTGCAGATCAATCCGACCTGCAGGCTGTTCTGCTCGAACAGGTCCCAATACCCCGGCGGATGCGCCTTCTTGCGGATGCCGCTGATCAGCGGGGCGATCCAGCGCACATTGCGCAGCCCCACGTCATGGGCGGCTTGCTCGTAGACAGCCTTGTGCCAGCGGTAGTAAGTAAAATCCGCCGGCGGCGTGCTCATGAACTGTCCCTGGCAGCGGAAGCCACCTTCGACCGGCTGTTCGTCCAGTACGTGGATGCCGTACTCGGTGAAGTTGCCGCGGGCCAGGTTGAAGGACGGATTGGCAGTGTAGGCAATCAGCTGACCGAACGGCTTGAGGTTGAGGGCGACGCTTTCGAACATGCGACGCAGCTCCTCGACGCTGCTGGCGTAGTTGAACAACCAGGCGGCGGTGACCTTGTCGTACTGGCCGATGCGGCCCATCTGCGCCACGTCGCGCACTTCGTAGGCGATGCCGTCGTTGGCCTGGCGCGCCTGATAGATCATGCTCGGCGAGATGTCCACCCCATGCACCCGCGCCGCGCCCCAGTCCTTCAGGCGGCGGCTGAAGAAACCATGGCCGCAGGCCAGGTCGAGGATCTCCTCGCCGATCACTTCGCCGGCCATGTAGCGAAAGGTGTCGACCTCGACCCCGCGCTGGCTGGCGTGGCTGGTGAAGTCTTCGAACTGCTCGCTGATGCGCTCGTAGACTTCCTTGGATTCCTTCATGGTCACTCCTTGCGTTCAGAGGTGAGGCGCAGCGCCAATGGCAGGGCCAGCAGCGGTGCGCAGGCGAATACGGCGAACAGCCACAATGCCGCCCGGCGCGCGCCCTCGACGCCACCGGGCTCGACCAGCCCGGCGCTGTTGGCTACCAGGCCGGCCAGGGCCGCGGCCAGCGCGGTGGCATACAGCTGCACGGTGGTGATCGAGGCCGAAGCGAGGTTTTCCTCGCCGGGGCGCGCCGCTTGCAGCACGCGGGTAAGCAAGTGCGGCCAGCCCAGGCCGATGCCCAGGCCCACGCCGGCCAGGGCCAGGGCAAACACGGCCAGGCCCGGCGTGCTGGCCACCCACGTCACGGCGGGTGTCAGCAGAGCCAGGGCCAGTAGCGCCAGGACCACCAGCAGCGGGCCGCAGCGGATCTGCCAGGCGCCGCCATCGCGGTCACGCCCGGCGCTGGCCAGGGCGCCGACCGTCCAGCCGGCGGCCATCACGGCCGTCAGGTAGCCTGCGGCCAGGGGGCCGAAGCCATGGATGCGCTGCAGGAAATAGGGCACATAGATCTCGGTGGTGATGGCCGCCACCAGCAGGCACATCATGGCGAACAGCGCGCCCATCGGTTGCCTGAGACTGTAGGCGCCGGTGGGCAGCAGGTGGTGACGGGCACGGGGATCGAGGCGGGCGATCAGCGCGGCGATGGCCAGCCCGGCGACGATCCCGGCCAGATTGACCCACAGTGAGTCGGCCAGGCTGGCCGCGCAGATCGCCAACACCGAGGCCACCAGGCAGGCGATCAGGCCATAGGCCGGGCGTGCGCCATTGTCGTCCAGCGCCTGGCGCGCCGGCAGGCGCAGGCAGACGATCAGCGCCAGGGCGGCGGCCACCGGCAGTAGCGACCAGAATGCCCAGCGCCAGTGCCCGCCCTCGGCGAACACACCGCCCACGGCGGGGCCGCACAGCGTGGCCACCCCCCACATCGCCGAGACCAGGGCCATGGCGCGGGGCCACAGGCGGCTCTCGAACACCAGGTGGATCAGTGCATAGCTCAAGGCGAACAGGATGCCACCGCCCAGGCCTTGCACGCTGCGCCCGATCAG includes:
- the ribA gene encoding GTP cyclohydrolase II RibA yields the protein MNKDVSLHTIVPISILGGDVDAHFFGFHGFERDQEHFAVGIGRDQCDVPLVRVHSECITGDVFGSQRCDCGPQLQEALRTLKEVGGYLIYLRQEGRGIGLYSKFEAYLLQDSGLDTYEANLRLNHLADSRSFDPAVQILRALGVDQCRLLTNNPEKVAQLRAGGIDVIEQVPTGVFLTNHNRNYLQAKAVKSAHSIKL
- a CDS encoding trans-aconitate 2-methyltransferase; protein product: MKESKEVYERISEQFEDFTSHASQRGVEVDTFRYMAGEVIGEEILDLACGHGFFSRRLKDWGAARVHGVDISPSMIYQARQANDGIAYEVRDVAQMGRIGQYDKVTAAWLFNYASSVEELRRMFESVALNLKPFGQLIAYTANPSFNLARGNFTEYGIHVLDEQPVEGGFRCQGQFMSTPPADFTYYRWHKAVYEQAAHDVGLRNVRWIAPLISGIRKKAHPPGYWDLFEQNSLQVGLICSR
- a CDS encoding VOC family protein, coding for MLRLLALHAAPLGDAAAQALDSLGSAAAAAGFSLQVSQKPVGQGPVDAVCLLLDSATPATALNTLLSEAAGLCRNTALVLVRVQGTLAQLPSATGVIAQWQQASQGFLYPYPLDIASGQVPGVAIKDWLAGFAKFAAATKLWRSLDGLELDEAARARQRPEMNHVNILTRDLEASKAFYSDILGANYCYNLGPRKAVMELNGFDFFIEQSESFSYPAGYHIGIRALPEDVRRIADQVTAAGTIKLVKGNGPAPGYHHGPDNVRSAVYFEDPDGLVIEVYSAEVEMIESNPRLLLDRL
- a CDS encoding SUMF1/EgtB/PvdO family nonheme iron enzyme; the protein is MNSYKQWHWPRLPSPLPKDVSDRALMGYSEQYQEHPLQAKVGEAFADLLQAPLDVLLAILEQPRQPLARRIGAGEVLALRGDPRIDTFAPDMIDIPAARVHIGLDPGAVAQVMDQFDGLGLDRSWIEKETPRHAVELAAFRIARFPVTHQEYRQFLLDSGHAGIPDGWAFGRYPRHHANHPVYSVSASDADAYARWLSERTGRRFALPTEAQWEYAAAGAEGRQFPWGDAYQVEHANTAELGYLDSTPVGVFIDAASPFGVLDMAGNVEEYVAEDYQPYPGGPRIEDDLVLDVGTHRVARGGSFTRFRDLARTARRHGRYPRPIYVMGLRLVENHN
- a CDS encoding metalloregulator ArsR/SmtB family transcription factor, with protein sequence MTSTTVDSNCTADRILFLLKTRGPLKTADLAQLLAITFEAARQQVQKLQAAELISGISVPAQGAGRPSQKWALTATAQRRFPDSHSVLTLQLIESVEQVFGSDGVDRLISRMEDSNSREYQQACAGAESLEDKVRILVQLRERAGYMAEIQADGDNWLIVENHCPICIAATRCQGFCRSELQVFQAAIGEQGLVERCEHLISGDRRCVYRISPR
- a CDS encoding methyltransferase, which translates into the protein MNAQKPVTIYEHADEVSSLQGVVDLVKLSDQYRQSAILHSALAQRVFDHTRQPVGAEALSDALGWVPNKGRIFLNALVAMGLLKRTAQGFENLPLSQRFLVSDSAEFIGPIIDHQRLQWHNWPRLDEVLRSRDSLDFQQENRFKHDLAARDAFNDAMVRFSQPMVDVLRDLPLFDKARRVIDLAGGHGTYLAEIASRHPQVKGEVWDLEPTREAAAATFAKYRLDERLGFHARNLLDLAQYQGERADVVMLNDCLHYFTREQVRTLIAGAAGMVEGDGALLVLSMALEDDEIHPALSADFSLHMMLNTVNGELHPSRYLIDSMAAAGLTVEQEPIGRYTLLIGRRAA
- a CDS encoding WD40 repeat domain-containing protein, producing the protein MKHIGPISGIAAHAAHFVATAGYDNQVILWNAATGEPIHRVHHDHLANQCAFSSDGKHLVSASSDYTARIWEVPSMRLKAVLQGHNDDVEMAVFSPDSQRVATCSRDHVLRIFDLDGVQLQAFHGHQADVISVVWSPDGQRLISSSDDGTVRQWDTHSGQQCDEVDIGGVETDTIAITREGVVFAGDDEGRISIIADGQVQTVPAHAAGIKRIVWNDDKRLLVSLSYDRSAILWTFDAGRNLVKRRSTALPSIVWPRSCAFVGDEQLVFATFGSRYATWNYEQDQWQVSGIEPAVSINAVVRSEERQYSIGDAGILHRDDQPVTCVGSLCNFLLPFGPLLLTGGQMGQVFDGLSGRMLYQHRSPLNCGATFVKQGEDLALIGTYTGEGLVFGHDGKGGLRLVASIPMHDNAIKGVAADERHLFSVCASADAALHSIADFSCVRHIEAAHTRISNGCCPITGGFASIGRDLKLRLWLETGDEVFDSPHQHSIKCIAASSDGRVIATAAYNGTVALFDLASRRWLPVQRPTASGISCLTHDAASDAFLASSYDGRIYGIDARLAS
- a CDS encoding cyclopropane-fatty-acyl-phospholipid synthase family protein, which gives rise to MSKQASDFMPQGDYRKALDTSFVHRYSHGEDEWSWDVGMIQAAQAFLERLDPQGDQHVLDIGVGRGRDASTFILAGHRVTGLDIVENSSWPLLRKRWGDRLDLVNKAMQDWQPAPGTVFDAALDNGCFHHQHPDEWGPYLAHVRRLLRPGALVGLNVFGVDDAHPEAGWREMDNQRQGYFFTDDGIRQTLEAHGFTWQGLEVIERQHGEARYLLALVRT
- a CDS encoding MFS transporter, yielding MTAIPEQPPARWSELLSGGNALRSIALAGGVALHAVNVYIVTTLLPTVIDEIGGLAFYAWNTTLFVVASIIGSTLSTRLLARGGPRVAYLLALLVFTLGSAVCAMATSMPLLLIGRSVQGLGGGILFALSYALIHLVFESRLWPRAMALVSAMWGVATLCGPAVGGVFAEGGHWRWAFWSLLPVAAALALIVCLRLPARQALDDNGARPAYGLIACLVASVLAICAASLADSLWVNLAGIVAGLAIAALIARLDPRARHHLLPTGAYSLRQPMGALFAMMCLLVAAITTEIYVPYFLQRIHGFGPLAAGYLTAVMAAGWTVGALASAGRDRDGGAWQIRCGPLLVVLALLALALLTPAVTWVASTPGLAVFALALAGVGLGIGLGWPHLLTRVLQAARPGEENLASASITTVQLYATALAAALAGLVANSAGLVEPGGVEGARRAALWLFAVFACAPLLALPLALRLTSERKE
- the ribD gene encoding bifunctional diaminohydroxyphosphoribosylaminopyrimidine deaminase/5-amino-6-(5-phosphoribosylamino)uracil reductase RibD, whose amino-acid sequence is MSALDRHYLDMALALASQGLYSTMPNPRVGCVIVNDGQVVGRGWHQRAGHAHAEVHALQEAGPAARGATAYVTLEPCGHHGRTPPCADALVAAGVRRVVTASADASQSIGAVRLREAGIAVEAMPCPTARALNRGFFSRIERQRPWVRVLRPAALAIGAMGEGAMLSHCDEQAPLEHWRGRASALLTTCDWVKACDPSLLAQVPAQRVEPVTPLRVVVDQGLDCPASAKVLDGLAPTLVLHAAQATRDGRYARARCQVIEDVDARRVLQALYELDCNEVQVEAQPAWCEALARQGLVDEWLVQV